The sequence below is a genomic window from Takifugu flavidus isolate HTHZ2018 unplaced genomic scaffold, ASM371156v2 ctg248, whole genome shotgun sequence.
gattaacctctcagattaatactggtttcacttataaccttataaaagtttccttctttatttagattaaggaactgctgcttatcagagatcagctgtggctctctggcctcggcgctgaggtccaatccctcccatctcagagaactggacctgagtaagaaccagctgccggattcaggagtgaagctgctgtctgatctcgtagagaatccagactatgggctggagacattgagacatggctggtggtagccagtcaactcccgctcatctgctgcatcactcactgaccactggtgaagagcatctgtggaaacatctgccgtctactccctccatagatgaaaaattcagtttttaaaaagcgctggtggactttcaggagatcagtcgatggtcgacaaagcagaagcagcttcgccttgaagttaaattagttcctggtatcacacaatgcatctttataaagttctaaatggctccttggccactcttataagcatgaaaacattctcttaattgtctcttcaaatgtctgtattatacgttactattttacatcatgccttcagaatctttagggtttagtattactgtatctgtgacatggagcattggaatatttcagctgcagccagcaaaaacccatcagaatgacggctatcggtgggaaccgcaggtcatttgactttagtcagtctgttaaatgttataggatttattgcaatctaataaaaactatgaataaatgtgggaaataggaaataaaaagaagcaaaatgaccaaataaatctcccatgaatactgtaaatttaaagatgtcaagaatggaatatcagcttaaattaaTCAAAAGTGattcataaagtgaaaaggcctcctttaagtttactgcaaaaataaacacaaaatcaagagcgacacgcgccaaaaacgtctcattctctcttctgtctccactcattcttttatattctcttaagataatggggacggggtcgtgttgtgataaaaaaacaacctaattggggactatatttttgttgcaagaactttggctcttcagaagtttctatgttggcttccacagattgtgcatcctgctcctttgtttactttattGTTTATGAATAAAGtataaagaataaagaataaataaatataaagaatAAAGTAAAGAATAAATGAACAaagctcctttgtttactttattgtttatgaatccgcgtattgacgtttcaacgtcccatcagtaaacggagagatttggatatagtcccccttaggtggtgtttttagagcagttcttaacaactttctctttgcctgataagaggtccaaacattatttcacttccctataaaatactctaaaatttgccattcaagatcagataccaccaggtataattcatcctctaaattttcacaatttcttattctgtcaggctgtttttaaacctttggcaacataaaataaagtactcaactggtattatgtcaggctggtttacatcacattaaagaagccagcagaaataaagcataacagttacacagactacgcacaataatatagaggatataaaaacagtgttgagatgggtttgtgtcactttagtaaaatcaaagcatttttctttatgtgccagcaatgaacacaatctaagaagtctttgacactaaacatatggagctcctacagaacaaactaaagatttgttgttatgaagataaagaaatgcaacatttcccccagagaaacggtggcgatggaaaaagccctggctgtgtgtgagcatcacagcaggcgtgggttctcctctctggagtcatgcggggctcctttgaagggcagatgaggaggttggttacagattcccctcagaaagatgattacggtgccaaaggtcatcaccggggtaaccaggaagaggcagagtcggtctactgtacgagcgatgccgctccagttatccttctcctgtcaggaccagacatttacgccacttttgatctttttaaatcttgGGTTGaggactttgggttgaggactctgtttgaaccctctgagctcattgtcgtcgttcttgttgcgcatgtgtttaatgatgtagtggctccatccacagccggcttgatctctgcgtacagctgatggctcctccctcttcttgtggtttcacagctccacacagacaccaaagctcagaactcaaatgaagctactgatgcttctatatctcatgtgtttaaatgtttctggaaacgtactggcagcgtgtgtgactcgggtcaccagtccgtgtctcccagactgtttctcaaacatcagctcactgcgggacttcacactgtcgtactcctcagccgaggcaatggagcccactgagctggatcgccgcggtaacgctccatcccagtacggctctgcctcagcagggcgggacatgcgcaagatgcggggTAATTGCTGGAGGAAGAGTGTATGTGTacactgatgtgtgtatgtgtgtgtgttatagtgggaaaaccacatgttcatatatcctctttcatatgttattaagtcacatgttcatatatcctctttcatatgttattaagtcacatgttcatatatcctctttcatatgttattaagtcacatgttcatatatcctctttcatatgttattaagtcacatgttcatatatcctctttcatatgttattcagtcatatgttcatatatcctctttcatatgttattcagtcacatgttcatatatcctgatgttcatctgttcaacaaagggacaacaggatgtgtgtgtcttacctgtttggtccactcagacatgacgtgcgtgctcggcgtcctgaagtggaggttgaggacgaccacacagttcagcaccaccaccgtcaccaccaccatgatgaacatcaaatatcttgaacacacaaacacactcagatgttttccattttttaaatctcagccggttgtcacctggttctgcagccctaatgtatatatagtttggagaagcagaatatatctgattcagagttaaagtgatgtggagtaaatggtgcgtttacctacttcacaataagaggaacggacgtggatgtttctggagcctttgagagatcaagagtaggaagacagactgagcgagcagcaccgagatggacagtgtcatcttctcaccacctacacacacacacacatttttattatcctttttaaaatctattcaaaaatctgttggggagctaattaatgtttctcgattaatggcggcccctcagctccgcccactaccgatgtttgctgctttattagctgtgttgtcccgtgctggcgtgatattcagctataatgtctgattctttgggtgctgttgaaggttaactcagttcatgtagttgtgattctgaaaaggtcccagactgttaatctgcctgccgctggcttcagtacgttctgtgactctgcactgactgtctgcgggcaggtagtagaccagcgaggccaggaaggagatgagcacgcaggggatgatgatgttgaccacgtagaagagaggtttgcgtctgatgaccaggtagaaggtgatgtcctgatgcttgttgctctccatgagaatgtgtttgtaggtgtttctcttggcgggtcggtggatgatctcccactcaccattctctgttggtcaaagccagagttcagacacaagtgatgaagttatgactgtcagtctggttggagctgcagccagtctgaaggctcaggctctggtgaaaacaacttctctgcatgtatcaacagcatccagtacactgaaagtccccaacaagctccaggactgtatgcagtaaaaaataaaaataaatggaaattaatatttacttggttacctgtaaagcttgcaggatcaataatgatccattcaaccgtccacttggtttcaatgactatgtcttccttcaggagcaacctgatctctttggcattgtacgttagagagctgcaaggcaacatgggaaatgcagttcagaatttaaaaaggcttttttcctACTGGGtgagtttagctgcaccgtgcattttatttttgcacctttttctcctcccatatgtgtttagattctataaaatcttgactcagctcagtttaaaacatcatgtcagagttcgtctgcgtttcaaacaatgaaaaatcctgcccgtgaatacgtgaatttgagcgtgcagttctgccagtcaaaggggaaatatttgacgctgatggagcaggacgatctgaagatggggggtggtaaccagtagcagagacctgttgaatccaccagaacgttgcagtagtaagccacgttgaattgggcatcgttgctgaggaggtggttgtacacacacggaaatgtattaaacataacgaattcaagtataaataacaggacaagtgatacttgttcattgttatgactatttgatcatgttaaaggggttgaaaccatattttgaaagatgcaggcggtgtttgattagaaactctttctgaactctagtgctctgaaacatctccgcttccattttcagctgtttttattctcaataacatcaaatcatccatccatccaaatcgttgtcctgttggaccaccaaaggactttgtgttatgtgactgaggatcaaaacatttttacatgtacattttggcataaattaaaaatacatttgtgt
It includes:
- the LOC130519935 gene encoding acetylcholine receptor subunit delta-like; this encodes MESNKHQDITFYLVIRRKPLFYVVNIIIPCVLISFLASLVYYLPADSGEKMTLSISVLLAQSVFLLLISQRLQKHPRPFLLL